One region of Streptomyces rishiriensis genomic DNA includes:
- a CDS encoding alpha/beta fold hydrolase: protein MARRIDVTGAGGVRLAAWEFGDPPKGDPATAVTEAVIPPQSVRKPEGGRPAGSIDDDAESRPGVLLLHGLMGRASHWASTARWLSERHRAVALDQRGHGQSAKSSEAAFTREAYVEDAEAALEQLGLAPAVLIGHAMGALTAWQLAAKRPDLVQGLIVCDMRASALGAASQREWGDWFKSWPAPFATLADVRKWFGEDDPWVERPNPSRGEFYAEVMQESPDGWRPVFEPEQMLKSRETWVHDAHWEELAQVQCPALVVRGLDGELGRAEAQEMVRVLPRGAYAEVADAGHLVHYDQPEGWRTAIEPFLDAVLAPEAP, encoded by the coding sequence ATGGCGCGACGCATCGACGTGACCGGGGCGGGCGGCGTACGCCTGGCCGCCTGGGAGTTCGGTGATCCGCCCAAGGGCGACCCGGCGACAGCGGTGACGGAGGCCGTGATTCCGCCCCAGTCCGTGCGGAAGCCGGAGGGGGGCAGGCCCGCCGGGTCCATCGACGACGACGCCGAAAGCAGGCCGGGCGTCCTGTTACTGCACGGTCTGATGGGCCGGGCCTCGCACTGGGCCTCCACCGCCCGCTGGCTCTCCGAGCGGCACCGCGCGGTCGCCCTCGACCAGCGCGGCCACGGCCAGAGCGCGAAGTCGTCGGAGGCCGCCTTCACCCGCGAGGCCTACGTCGAGGACGCGGAAGCCGCCCTGGAACAGCTCGGTCTCGCCCCCGCCGTTCTCATCGGCCACGCCATGGGCGCGCTCACCGCGTGGCAGCTCGCCGCCAAGCGCCCCGACCTGGTGCAGGGCCTGATCGTCTGCGACATGCGGGCCTCCGCGCTGGGAGCGGCCTCGCAGCGCGAGTGGGGCGACTGGTTCAAGTCCTGGCCGGCCCCCTTCGCCACACTCGCCGACGTCCGCAAGTGGTTCGGCGAGGACGACCCGTGGGTGGAGCGCCCGAACCCGTCCCGGGGCGAGTTCTACGCCGAGGTGATGCAGGAGTCGCCGGACGGCTGGCGTCCGGTGTTCGAGCCCGAGCAGATGCTCAAGTCCCGCGAGACCTGGGTCCACGACGCGCACTGGGAGGAACTCGCCCAGGTCCAGTGCCCGGCGCTCGTGGTGCGCGGCCTGGACGGCGAGCTAGGCCGGGCCGAGGCCCAGGAGATGGTCCGGGTCCTGCCGCGCGGCGCGTACGCGGAGGTCGCCGACGCCGGGCACCTCGTCCACTACGACCAGCCGGAGGGGTGGCGCACGGCGATCGAACCGTTCCTCGACGCGGTACTCGCCCCCGAAGCGCCCTGA